A single window of Bacteroidota bacterium DNA harbors:
- a CDS encoding DUF4249 family protein: MKLGDWLCLLLLVLGASCNPEVDIYAPERELYAVYGVLNPKSSQQLVSITKVFQSEGDPGLYAATNDLSARGLNVELHSDSTVLRANLIEIPDSMSGLFPLTTGVYQFQTTGADVLKPGERYDLLITKPDEPEFRISAHTEIPTAPILISPEGPYYSAMHQTFTYPTIDFSEEVGVTFRRGTGIGFEIRVYVKFWDGSTERTAMWGPTPIFLEPKRCQADLANGQMCRIIPKRSVTNALHSVFADFQPDTVYVHDTIKVAHVLDQLSKKSWLEVTCVDSALTYYLYANNPFGFGTNMLIDKQEYSNISGDNIGIFGSINTTFRYFFLGSCSRWLAGLRGAQPTGCDR, encoded by the coding sequence ATGAAACTCGGCGATTGGCTTTGCTTGCTCTTGCTGGTTTTGGGAGCCTCCTGCAATCCGGAGGTAGATATCTATGCGCCTGAACGTGAGCTTTATGCAGTGTATGGCGTGCTGAATCCCAAGTCTTCACAGCAGCTGGTATCCATCACCAAGGTTTTTCAAAGTGAAGGCGATCCAGGCCTGTATGCTGCAACCAATGACTTGAGTGCGCGTGGCTTAAATGTCGAGTTGCACAGCGATTCCACGGTGCTTCGAGCCAATTTGATCGAAATTCCCGATTCGATGTCAGGGCTATTCCCCTTGACCACAGGAGTTTACCAGTTCCAAACCACAGGTGCGGATGTCCTGAAACCGGGGGAGCGTTATGACTTGCTCATTACCAAGCCCGACGAACCAGAATTCCGTATTTCGGCGCATACTGAAATTCCGACGGCTCCGATCTTGATTTCGCCGGAGGGCCCTTACTATTCTGCAATGCATCAGACATTCACCTATCCCACCATTGACTTTTCGGAGGAAGTGGGCGTGACATTTCGCCGCGGAACCGGAATCGGCTTTGAAATCAGGGTCTATGTCAAATTTTGGGATGGATCCACTGAGCGGACCGCAATGTGGGGACCAACCCCCATTTTCTTGGAACCTAAACGTTGTCAGGCTGACTTGGCCAATGGCCAAATGTGCCGCATCATTCCGAAAAGATCGGTCACCAACGCCCTGCATTCGGTATTTGCAGACTTTCAGCCTGACACGGTTTATGTGCATGACACGATAAAAGTCGCTCATGTGTTGGATCAGCTGAGCAAGAAGTCTTGGTTGGAGGTCACATGTGTGGATTCGGCGCTCACGTACTACTTGTATGCCAACAATCCATTTGGTTTTGGAACCAATATGTTGATCGACAAGCAGGAATATTCCAACATCAGTGGCGACAATATCGGCATCTTCGGCTCCATCAATACAACATTTCGCTACTTCTTTTTGGGTTCCTGTTCGAGGTGGCTAGCTGGCTTGCGCGGTGCTCAGCCGACAGGATGTGACCGATAA